From the Streptococcus hyointestinalis genome, the window CAGCTTGATAACACGCAGAGTATGCAACAAGCCATTATTGAAAATCTACAGCGCAGTGATCTTGACCCCATAGAAGAAGCGCTGGCTTACCAGCAACTGATCAATAAAAAAGAGCTAACCCATGAAGAATTAGCACAATTTATGGGCAAATCACGCCCCTACATCACAAATAGCCTCAGGCTTTTGCAACTGCCTAAAAGTATCCAAGAAGGCTTAAGAAGGGGTCACATCAGTACTGGGCAAGCCAGGCTTCTATTGACCCTAGAAAAAGAGGACACTCAGCTTGCATGGTACCAAAGAGTACTAAAGGAGCAGCTTACTGTCCGTCAGTTAGAAAAGCAATTAAAAGCAAAGGCACCTAACAAAAAAGAAAGCAAGGATCTCTTTACCAATCACGAGGAGCGTGCCCTAGCAGAAAAGTTAGGGCTTGACGTCAAAATCCAC encodes:
- a CDS encoding ParB/RepB/Spo0J family partition protein, with the protein product MTKDRLTTIAIKDISPNPYQPRLHFKQEELEELAASIGQNGIIQPIIVRPSDIFGYELVAGERRLRASQLAGLTEIPAIIKQLDNTQSMQQAIIENLQRSDLDPIEEALAYQQLINKKELTHEELAQFMGKSRPYITNSLRLLQLPKSIQEGLRRGHISTGQARLLLTLEKEDTQLAWYQRVLKEQLTVRQLEKQLKAKAPNKKESKDLFTNHEERALAEKLGLDVKIHTKKDGSGTLSITYKTLDDLNRVINSFK